The segment CAAGGAGTAGCGGTGGTATACAATCCGGGAAGTGTATTTGACGGAACTAATTACGATGCACAAAAAGTGATCATTGAACAGGATGGATATGCGCAGTATCTCCTGGAAACTGAATATGTAAATGTAATTGCAATTGATGCTGCTAACAGAAAATGGTTTGGCACTGCCAATGGTGGAGTGTTTTTGATGTCAGCTGACGGAACAAAGCAATTACAGAATTTCAATACCGAAAATTCACCGCTTCCTTCTAACAATGTTACAGAGATAGCTATCAATGATGTTTCAGGAGAAGTTTTTATTGCAACAGAAAAAGGTTTGATCAGTTATCAAAGTGATGCTACGCAAGGTGGCGACGCCTGTAGCGGATATCAGGTTTTTCCTAATCCTGTTCAACACGATTATTCAGGACCAATCGCAATTAAAGGACTGGTAAATAATGCTGATGTAAAAATTACTGATGTTGCAGGAAATATTGTATATCATACAAAAGCGAATGGCGGTCTGGCTGTGTGGAATGGCAAGAATTACAGAGGTGAACGCGCACAGACGGGAGTTTATATTGTATATGTTTCCAATGAAGACGGCTCTCAGACCTGTACAACTAAAATGATGTTTTCAAGATAATGCTTCACAAGACCCGGGGGATAGTTTTTTCATATACAGAATATCGCGAAACGAGTCTGATCGTAAAAATTTATACTGAACTCTTCGGGATTCAATCTTATATTGTAAACGGTGTCAGAAAAAAAAATGCAAAATTAAATGTTGGCTGGTTTCAACCTTTGACTCTTGTTGAACTTGTTGTCTATCATAAAGAACGCCATGGCTTGCAACGCATTTCGGAAATTCGTCCGATGCCGCCATTGCGCGATATTCCTTTTGATGTTATTAAAAGCACGATCACATTATTTCTGAATGAAGTTTTATGCAAAGCAATTAAGGAAGAAGAAGAGAATCAGCTGCTGTTCGAATTTTTATTCAACACCATTCAACTTTTCGATGTTCAGCAACCTGTTTCAAAAGATTTTCACTTACTCTTTCTCATTCGATTGACACGCTATCTTGGATTTTATCCTATTCAAAATTACAATGCAGACCAGACATGCTTTAACCTGATCGATGGAAAATTTCAGTCTGAAATTCCTTTGCATCCATATTATTTAAATGAGAAATCTGCGACTCATTTTTCAAACCTTATCTTTCAATCTGCCGACCTTTCAGGAAATCTGAATATTAATTCGGAAGACAAAAAAATTCTGCTGGAAAATATCCTGGAATATTATCGTCTGCATGTAGCAGGATTTTTTGGAGTGAAATCGCATAAGGTGTTGGAGCAGGTTTTTGAATAATTCGTTAACCGAGATTTGTAATTCGAGATTCGAATTATTATTTCAAAGGGAGTTTTTGAAATAACATTTGGAGTGGATAAATAGGTTGTAATATTTTCCCGCAGAATTGCGCAGAATACGCAGAAAAACCGCAGATTTTTTTTGATTTTAATCTTGTAAAGAAAACTTATTCCGCAGGAATCTCTGCGGATTTTCTGCGTATTCTGCGCAATTCTGCGGGAAATACTTTTAAGCTTTGATGCAGTCACTTTTAAAAATTCCGCAACTACAAAAAAAATCCTAATTTCACTCTCGATAAACACACAAAATCCACCACCATGAAAAAAACATTTACACACACATCTCTGACTTTCATTTTACTGTTCTTCTGCTTCACCAATGTTCATGCACAATGGCAACAAACCAATGGCCCATTCGGTGGTGTTATTTCTGCAATTGAATCCGATGGTACACACTTTTACGCTTCCTGCAGAGGCGGAGGTTTATACCGTTCCGATGACAATGGTCTTACCTGGCCTAATCACTTTTTTGATGGCACCTTCTTTTCATTCACCGATCTTTTGGCTGATGGATCAAAACTTTATGGCGCCAGTAACAACGGTTTTGCGATGTCAACCGATAATGGCTTGACCTGGACAATCAGCAGTACCGGCCTTACATCAACTTCGAATTGTTTACTTAAAAGCGGCTCAAGTTTATTTACAGGAACACTTGGCGATGGAGTATTCATTTCAGGTGATGATGGCACAACATGGACACCTTCAAATACCGGAATTACTGCAAGTAATATTTATTGTTTTCTACCCGACGGAACAGATATGTACGCAGGTACTGAAGATGGTGTATTTAAATCCGATGACAATGGACTCACGTGGACTGCTGCAAGTACCGGACTTCCTACTGGCAGTACTGTAAAAAGTATTTCTGCTGTAAGTGGTACAATATTTATCGGAGTCGACAGCTATGGAGTTTACCAATCAGATGACAATGGCGCAAACTGGAACATTACCGGAACAGGAATACCACCATCAGCATATTATTATACAACTATGTTTTCAAAAGGAACCGATGTATACGTTGGAATTTATGGATTAGGAATTTATAAATCTGCCGACAATGGTGCAACATGGAATGCTGCAATTTCAGGAATTTCAAATTTGTATGCTATTTGTTCTGCTGCATTGGGAAGCGACTTATATGTAGGTACAGAAGCAGGATTTTTCTCATCGATAGACGATGGAGCAAATTGGGATCTTAAAGTTGAAGGTATGAAAGCAAGTTATATCACTTCTCTTAATTATAATGGTTCAGTAATCATTGCAACTTCTAATGGTGGTGGATTGTTTACTTCTTCAAACAGCGGACTAGATTGGATTACTGCCAATAATGGTTTTGCAGAATTTGAGCAACAGGTAATTTTGAGTGTTGGAACAAGAATCTTTTGTGGAACAGCAACAAACGGTATTTATATTTCTGATGATGACGGACAAACCTGGACTATTTCTTCAACCGGATTATCCAGTTCAAGTATATACTCAATGACTGCCAAAGGTGGTCTTATCTTCGCAGGTTCTTTAGGAAATGGTGTGTATGTTTCTGCAGACAATGGAGCAACCTGGACCCCAACAAACAATGGACTTCTTTCTGCAAACATTTCTTCACTGGTATCGGAAGGATCCAATCTTTATGCAGGAACATTTGGTGATGGAGTATTTCTTTCTACTGATGATGGTGCCAACTGGAATGCCGTTAATACAAATCTTCCTGAGCCTACAGTTTATAGTTTAACTGCAATCGGCAATGAAGTGTATGCCGGAACAAATGCAGGAGTGTACATGACAAACGATGCTGGAGTAAACTGGACACTCATGGACAATGGACTTTCATCAATGGTACTTAGTGTTTCTAACGATGGAACGAATTTGTTCGCATGTCCTAACGGTGGTGGAGTTTTCATTTCAACTGATTATGGAGCAAGCTGGACAGAATTCAATAATGGCCTTGAAAATAACCCTTATGTTTATGGAGCACTTAACATATCCGGTATGCTTTACATCGGTACGGGCGGAGCAGGAATCTGGTCGAGACCATTTAGTGAATTGACTAATATTTCAGTTGCAAATTATGACAAGTCGCTGCAGATCTTTCCAAATCCAACATCCGGAAAAATCAACTTTACATTAGAAAACAATTCCAGTATTGAGAAAGTTGTCCTTTCTGACATCTCAGGGAAAGTTCTACTTGAATTAAAACCACAAATTTTCAGTGGAAGGATTTTCGAAATTGACGGAACTAAATTTAGTAAAGGAATTTATTTTCTGAATGTTTATTCAACTAACAGAATAGATTCCCGAAAAGTAATTATTGAATAATTCCTTTATCGCTGCATTTGTTTTGCTGATTTATAGTCTGCATTTATAGCGGGGTGTAGTCTGCATTTTTATAGTTGGGGTGTAGTCTGCAGACTACACCCCAACTATAAAAATGCAGACTACACCCCGTCTTTACATTACAAGCTATTCTTCACCAAAGTGCAAAAAACCATTTTTCAAAAAATCCTCATTTTCTCAATAAAACGCACATTAACAAAATCATTTTCATCAAAATTATGCGGCTTTAAGTGCTTTTTTTACCTTGCACGCTAAGTTAATTCAAATGGCATTTATAGACGAAATTCTCGAGAAACCAAGCTATGGCTGGACCGACGATAAAGGAAATTTTTACAAACCTTCTCCGAAAGAACTGATTAGAGAATTTTTCAAAAGGACGAATGTATTCAAGAATAAAAAGAACTGGCTTGCCTTTACATCATGGGTGTCAATCCTGATCCTGTTTCCATTTTTCCTTCTTTTCATCTTTAAATTCTTTACCTGGAAACTTCTGATCGCTACATTTATCTATAGTATGATCATCATGGGAACTCACGGCACGATCTGGTATCACCGTTACTGTACTCATGGAGCTTATACTTTCCGCAATCGCTTCTGGAGAATTCTCACACAGAATTTTGTATTGAAAATAATTCCGGAAGAAATATATGTTGTCTCGCATCATGTTCACCATGCAAAATCTGATACTCCCGGTGATCCATATAATGCATACGGTGGATTTCTGTATTGCTTTCTTGCAGACGTAAATCATCAACTGATCAATAGAAATTTAACTGAAGCAGAATATGAAAAAGCTTCAGGATTGATGGAACGTGTGGGTATTTACCGAAACACATACAAGCAATACCAGAAATGGGGATCAATTGCAAATCCATTTAATACAGCTTTCTTTATCTTACTTAACTGGACATTCTGGTTTTCGATTTTCTATCTGATTGGTGGAATTCCTCTGGCTGTAGCATTATTTGGCGGAGCATTCTTCTGGGCAGTTGGTGTTCGTACTTTCAACTATGAAGGACATGGAAAAGGAAAAGATAAAAGAGAAGAAGGAATGGACTTCAACAGAAATGATATGTCTATCAATCAATACTGGCCGGGAATTGTTGCCGGCGAATGGCATAATAATCATCACCTCTACCCTTCAAGTGCACGCGCAGGATTTCTGAAATATCAAATTGATTTTGCATGGTATTATATTTATACGCTTTATAAAATTGGCGGAATCAAATCTTATCATGATTCTAAAAAACAATTTGACGAACAGTATTATGCGCCTTATATTCAAAAAACTGTTCAAGGCAAACATGAAGTTCAGGAAACTTCAAAAGTCTGACTAAAAATATTTTTTTATGGAGTCTGTAAGTTTTGTCAAAGCTACGCATGCTGATGTCGAAATGATCAGCAGAATGAGAGTTGATTTCCTTACCGAATATTGGGGAAAGCAAAGCGATCATAAGGAAAACATGCTCCTGGAAAATCTGCATAATTATTTCAGACAAACGCTAAATAGTTCTTCGATGTGCTGGTATGCAAAAAGTGCTGAAACAATAGTTGGTATCGGCTTCATTGAAATTCATGATCAACCGGGAAACTTTAAAAACCCTTCCGGAAAAAAGGGCGGATGTTGAAGATATATTAAAAAACTTCTTTCCGGAAAAAGAGGGATTTGTACTATCTTAAACCAAACACTTTTGAATCTTGAAATCCGAGTTACCGTTTTGAATTGCATGCTTAAGCGGCCCTGCTGCGCGGGTGTAAGAAAAACGGATTTAAATTGCAATCCGGCAAGGTCCGACGTCGAGGAATTTGGGCCTGGGGGATTTTAGTGGTGTAGGGTTTTAGGCGGTTTTTAAAGTTGCGTGGTTAATTGAGTTTAAAACAGTTAATAACCTTTTTAATTTTTAAATTATTTTTTTAATAATCAAAAAGCCGTCTTCCGAATCCATCTTGGCAAAATAATCGCTCCAATGAAAAGATACGGATAGTAACTGACGAGTCTCCACAACAATCCTAAAGATGCTGAAAGTCCGTGCGGGATGAATTCACCCAGAAAATCGGAGAACATGAATTCGGCAATTCCGCTTCCCCCCGGTGTTGGACTGAAAAGAATGATAATACCCATTACGATCTGTCGGCCGAAGATGAGATAGTTATCGATATTCACATTATGAAATGCGAGGATAAGACAATTTACAATACAATAGCGTGCTGTCCACGAAACAAATGTTCCCGCGAATGAATAGACCCAGAATTTTCTGCTTTTATTTTTTAAGCCCTTCGAAGCAATAATTAATTGTGATCCTGTTTCAAGTGCATTCGTTTTCCATCGTTTAAGGAGTGGTAGTGAAAACAATTTCAGTAAAAGCCATTTTACAAATCTTGGATTTACGAAGAGTGCATAGGCAACAAAGATCTTATAAGCAAGAATGATATAATATACAGCCCAGAACGAATAGAAAAATCCACTTCCGAATTTTACCGGATTAATCGCATTTACATCAATGGTTGAAAATAGCTGGTCCTTCCCAATTGTATAATAGACCAATGGAGCCATGATGGCCAGAAAAACACCATCCTGAAAAGAAGAAAGCATAATTGCTGTTATACTTTTTCCCATATTTATTTTCTCGCGATTCAAAATAAAGATCGCAAAAACAAAACCTCCGCCTAACATTCCGGGCGCTAATGCCGAAGCAAATTCCCAAAGCATGATAACGTTGAATGCATTTCGCCATTTCAACTGATCATCGGTCAATGCACGGATCCGGACCATGTATGCTCCATCGCGAATAACCATCATGACCAATGCCATGAAAATCCAGAATGTGGAATTCCATGTCCATTGAATATTATCAAATGCCTGTTTATCGAAATTGCGAAGCAACAAATAGGTCGCTGCTCCCAAACCAAGGA is part of the Bacteroidota bacterium genome and harbors:
- a CDS encoding fatty acid desaturase — its product is MAFIDEILEKPSYGWTDDKGNFYKPSPKELIREFFKRTNVFKNKKNWLAFTSWVSILILFPFFLLFIFKFFTWKLLIATFIYSMIIMGTHGTIWYHRYCTHGAYTFRNRFWRILTQNFVLKIIPEEIYVVSHHVHHAKSDTPGDPYNAYGGFLYCFLADVNHQLINRNLTEAEYEKASGLMERVGIYRNTYKQYQKWGSIANPFNTAFFILLNWTFWFSIFYLIGGIPLAVALFGGAFFWAVGVRTFNYEGHGKGKDKREEGMDFNRNDMSINQYWPGIVAGEWHNNHHLYPSSARAGFLKYQIDFAWYYIYTLYKIGGIKSYHDSKKQFDEQYYAPYIQKTVQGKHEVQETSKV
- a CDS encoding T9SS type A sorting domain-containing protein, whose product is MKKTFTHTSLTFILLFFCFTNVHAQWQQTNGPFGGVISAIESDGTHFYASCRGGGLYRSDDNGLTWPNHFFDGTFFSFTDLLADGSKLYGASNNGFAMSTDNGLTWTISSTGLTSTSNCLLKSGSSLFTGTLGDGVFISGDDGTTWTPSNTGITASNIYCFLPDGTDMYAGTEDGVFKSDDNGLTWTAASTGLPTGSTVKSISAVSGTIFIGVDSYGVYQSDDNGANWNITGTGIPPSAYYYTTMFSKGTDVYVGIYGLGIYKSADNGATWNAAISGISNLYAICSAALGSDLYVGTEAGFFSSIDDGANWDLKVEGMKASYITSLNYNGSVIIATSNGGGLFTSSNSGLDWITANNGFAEFEQQVILSVGTRIFCGTATNGIYISDDDGQTWTISSTGLSSSSIYSMTAKGGLIFAGSLGNGVYVSADNGATWTPTNNGLLSANISSLVSEGSNLYAGTFGDGVFLSTDDGANWNAVNTNLPEPTVYSLTAIGNEVYAGTNAGVYMTNDAGVNWTLMDNGLSSMVLSVSNDGTNLFACPNGGGVFISTDYGASWTEFNNGLENNPYVYGALNISGMLYIGTGGAGIWSRPFSELTNISVANYDKSLQIFPNPTSGKINFTLENNSSIEKVVLSDISGKVLLELKPQIFSGRIFEIDGTKFSKGIYFLNVYSTNRIDSRKVIIE
- the recO gene encoding DNA repair protein RecO, giving the protein MLHKTRGIVFSYTEYRETSLIVKIYTELFGIQSYIVNGVRKKNAKLNVGWFQPLTLVELVVYHKERHGLQRISEIRPMPPLRDIPFDVIKSTITLFLNEVLCKAIKEEEENQLLFEFLFNTIQLFDVQQPVSKDFHLLFLIRLTRYLGFYPIQNYNADQTCFNLIDGKFQSEIPLHPYYLNEKSATHFSNLIFQSADLSGNLNINSEDKKILLENILEYYRLHVAGFFGVKSHKVLEQVFE
- a CDS encoding flippase-like domain-containing protein; its protein translation is MQTETKQLLKAFRPGRIFIPVILGLGAATYLLLRNFDKQAFDNIQWTWNSTFWIFMALVMMVIRDGAYMVRIRALTDDQLKWRNAFNVIMLWEFASALAPGMLGGGFVFAIFILNREKINMGKSITAIMLSSFQDGVFLAIMAPLVYYTIGKDQLFSTIDVNAINPVKFGSGFFYSFWAVYYIILAYKIFVAYALFVNPRFVKWLLLKLFSLPLLKRWKTNALETGSQLIIASKGLKNKSRKFWVYSFAGTFVSWTARYCIVNCLILAFHNVNIDNYLIFGRQIVMGIIILFSPTPGGSGIAEFMFSDFLGEFIPHGLSASLGLLWRLVSYYPYLFIGAIILPRWIRKTAF